In the Solanum pennellii chromosome 5, SPENNV200 genome, one interval contains:
- the LOC114077344 gene encoding protein ACCELERATED CELL DEATH 6-like gives MAMFIRQDPEKSRENTMKAAQIHLVVAALIMTVTFTAGFTLPGGFDSDRVSPDKGMAILLKSTSFGVFVVTNAIAFTSSAAAVFTHFAMGASITYVPGSVAGLMVTELEVILRLHKIAIYLQFVAMSAVVIAFVTGMYATLAHSAGLAAIVCIVGCISFVLYVLVIVVWLQLV, from the coding sequence ATGGCTATGTTTATAAGGCAGGATCCTGAAAAATCCCGCGAAAATACTATGAAGGCAGCTCAAATACATCTAGTTGTGGCTGCTTTAATAATGACAGTGACATTCACAGCTGGTTTTACATTACCTGGAGGTTTTGACAGTGATAGAGTTAGCCCTGATAAAGGGATGGCGATTCTATTGAAGAGTACATCATTTGGTGTATTTGTTGTTACAAATGCCATCGCGTTTACAAGTTCAGCTGCTGCTGTATTCACTCACTTTGCCATGGGAGCAAGTATAACATATGTACCAGGGTCAGTTGCAGGGTTAATGGTTACAGAGTTAGAAGTTATACTAAGACTTCATAAGATTGCAATTTATTTGCAGTTTGTGGCAATGTCAGCTGTTGTAATTGCATTTGTAACTGGTATGTATGCTACTTTAGCACATTCTGCTGGTCTAGCAGCTATTGTTTGTATCGTAGGTTGCATCTCTTTTGTTTTGTATGTA